A stretch of the Synechocystis sp. PCC 7338 genome encodes the following:
- a CDS encoding EAL domain-containing protein, translating into MSSPQTTTVFAIDDSPLNLKVLRRFIESLGWRVFTAEEGATAIQKILQVQPDIIILDIMMPGMDGFEVCRRLKENPTIAKIPVIFLSALTDQESIVKGLELGAVDYIHKPFQQAEILTRLQLQLKLYQASQTLTEKNQQLEEQIQKNERTQTALMQSKINFSVAFNQNPDPIFIYGRSSGCIMDVNQQFCDFFGLVKQELVGLIHQQFNFWVDEQQRQSFLRDLLLWQQNNEVKFNNSEVEVYDCQQQIRTMLLSGESIEFNQVNCLLFVMRDITERRKVEKQLQILSQACEQSPASIVITDVEGNITYVNHKFEEISGYSSGEVVGCNPRILKSGDKTKDDYELMWRALASGRPWHGEFHNRRKNGELYWERASISPICNQHGIITHYVAVKEDITREKQQAAALFHQAHYDHLTGLPNRILAKDRLQQAIESALRHKHLVGLMFLDLDNFKKVNDTLGHNAGDQLLVEVSERLQRALRQTDTVARLGGDEFLIILDQVAHSRRLTAIAQRLLGVMRQPVNLQGMEFFVHGSIGITVFPDDGFQADTLLRNADTAMYAAKLAGRNMFRFFTPHMNQAAQKRIVIESELRQGLARQEFKIFYQPIVNLKSGEIAGAEALMRWHNGRLGAVPPDQFIPMAEELGLIVELGEWLLDNACRQVAHWHTPLEDKLFWLSVNVSPRQLKDGYFVNILREFLQRYQVRPEWLELEITENLILEENGDLLKNLSDLKEENISLSLDDFGTGYSSLNYLRKFDFSSLKIDRCFVELLPDDQNTIGLVRAIIAMAHHLGLEVIAEGIETPAQWNFLRLEGCDYGQGYLFSPPIAVEEWESLWQKQPFFP; encoded by the coding sequence ATGTCCTCCCCCCAAACTACCACCGTTTTTGCCATTGACGATAGCCCTTTGAACCTTAAAGTTCTCCGCCGTTTTATTGAGAGTTTGGGATGGCGGGTATTCACAGCAGAAGAGGGAGCAACGGCCATCCAGAAAATTCTTCAGGTACAGCCTGACATCATTATCCTCGATATTATGATGCCTGGAATGGATGGCTTTGAAGTCTGCCGCCGTCTCAAAGAAAACCCCACCATCGCTAAAATTCCAGTCATTTTTCTCTCTGCTTTGACTGACCAAGAAAGTATTGTTAAAGGCCTAGAATTAGGGGCGGTGGATTACATTCATAAGCCGTTTCAGCAGGCAGAAATACTGACTCGTTTGCAACTACAGCTTAAACTATACCAAGCAAGTCAGACTCTGACGGAAAAAAATCAGCAATTAGAAGAACAAATCCAAAAAAATGAGCGTACCCAAACCGCCTTGATGCAATCAAAAATTAATTTTTCTGTGGCTTTTAATCAAAATCCTGACCCTATTTTTATTTATGGTCGTAGTAGTGGTTGCATCATGGATGTTAATCAGCAGTTTTGTGATTTTTTTGGTTTAGTCAAACAAGAACTGGTGGGTCTAATTCATCAACAATTTAATTTCTGGGTAGATGAACAACAACGGCAGAGTTTTCTCCGGGACTTATTATTATGGCAACAAAATAATGAAGTTAAGTTTAATAACTCGGAAGTAGAGGTTTATGATTGCCAGCAACAAATTCGGACGATGTTACTATCAGGGGAATCCATAGAATTCAATCAGGTGAATTGTTTGCTGTTTGTTATGCGGGACATTACTGAACGAAGAAAGGTAGAAAAGCAGTTACAAATTCTTTCCCAAGCCTGTGAACAAAGTCCAGCTTCCATTGTGATTACCGATGTTGAAGGCAATATCACCTATGTAAACCATAAATTTGAGGAAATTTCTGGTTATAGCTCGGGAGAAGTGGTAGGATGCAACCCCAGAATTTTAAAATCCGGGGATAAAACCAAAGATGATTATGAACTAATGTGGCGCGCTTTGGCTTCCGGTCGCCCTTGGCATGGGGAGTTTCACAACCGCAGAAAAAATGGTGAATTGTATTGGGAAAGGGCTTCCATTTCTCCCATTTGTAATCAGCATGGCATTATTACTCATTACGTGGCGGTTAAAGAAGATATTACTAGGGAGAAGCAACAGGCGGCAGCTCTTTTTCACCAGGCCCACTATGACCATTTAACTGGACTGCCCAACCGTATTTTGGCTAAGGATCGTCTTCAACAGGCGATCGAATCTGCCCTGCGCCATAAGCATTTGGTGGGTTTGATGTTTCTTGATCTAGACAATTTTAAAAAGGTGAACGATACCCTCGGGCACAATGCCGGGGATCAACTCTTGGTGGAGGTGTCAGAAAGACTACAGCGGGCCCTGCGCCAGACCGACACCGTGGCTCGTCTTGGAGGGGATGAATTTTTAATTATTCTTGACCAGGTTGCCCATAGCCGTAGATTAACGGCGATAGCCCAACGATTATTGGGGGTAATGCGGCAACCGGTTAATTTGCAGGGAATGGAATTTTTTGTCCATGGCAGCATTGGCATCACGGTATTTCCCGACGATGGCTTTCAGGCAGATACGTTACTACGCAATGCCGACACGGCCATGTATGCGGCCAAACTAGCCGGCCGCAATATGTTCCGTTTTTTCACCCCCCACATGAATCAGGCGGCCCAAAAGAGGATTGTTATCGAGTCCGAATTGCGTCAGGGCCTGGCCCGTCAGGAATTTAAGATTTTTTATCAGCCCATTGTCAACCTCAAGTCGGGGGAAATTGCTGGGGCCGAAGCCTTGATGCGCTGGCACAATGGACGGCTGGGAGCGGTGCCCCCGGATCAATTTATTCCCATGGCGGAGGAGTTGGGTTTAATTGTGGAGTTGGGGGAATGGTTATTGGATAATGCTTGTCGCCAGGTGGCCCATTGGCATACACCTTTGGAAGATAAGCTTTTTTGGCTGTCCGTTAATGTTTCACCGAGGCAGTTAAAAGATGGCTATTTTGTGAATATTTTGCGAGAATTTTTACAACGCTATCAGGTGCGTCCGGAGTGGTTAGAGTTGGAAATTACAGAAAATTTGATTTTGGAAGAAAATGGCGATCTACTAAAGAATTTAAGTGATTTAAAAGAGGAAAATATCAGCCTTTCTTTAGATGATTTTGGTACAGGTTATAGCTCTTTAAATTATCTGCGTAAATTTGACTTCAGTTCCCTCAAAATTGATCGTTGCTTCGTCGAATTACTGCCTGATGATCAAAATACCATCGGTTTGGTAAGGGCGATTATTGCTATGGCCCACCATCTGGGGCTAGAAGTGATTGCGGAGGGCATTGAGACCCCTGCACAATGGAATTTCCTCCGCCTGGAAGGCTGTGACTACGGCCAAGGCTATTTATTTAGTCCACCGATCGCCGTGGAGGAGTGGGAAAGTCTATGGCAAAAGCAACCGTTCTTCCCCTGA
- a CDS encoding FAD-binding oxidoreductase has protein sequence MAVASLPFLPQHFPHSSSCSLKDLPPQQQMAIAQTLAEPGNAPSHWVAPESQQELQSLLRQCHQNNWPIIPCGNQSKLTWGGLAKPVQLLVSSGRLNGIVDHAVADLTVTVEAGVKLKDLQAILQSHQQFLPLNPLYHDQATVGGIMATGCAGPWQQRYGGVRDLVLGFSFVRWDGQLAKAGGRVVKNVAGYDLMKLFIGSYGTLGFISQITFRLYPLPSHSQTVFLTGNTARLIEFSQALRRSGLAPTAALICSQGLVRALNLGEELGLLIRFQNLQPVVQAQVSEVEKLAQALTLENQAFENQGEIELWQRWEKTMAGQNMMESILCKFGLVPAQAVDFLQQLPGLGYVQLGNGIGWGRFGQLDREELSQHRQICQNYGGYLTVLGAAPEYKKHCDIWGQSGHGLAMMGRLKNQFDPHNLFSPGRFVGGF, from the coding sequence ATGGCCGTTGCTTCTCTGCCTTTTTTGCCCCAGCATTTTCCCCACAGCTCTAGCTGTTCCCTCAAAGATTTACCTCCCCAGCAACAAATGGCGATCGCCCAGACCTTGGCTGAGCCGGGAAATGCTCCTAGTCATTGGGTGGCTCCAGAGAGTCAGCAAGAGTTGCAATCTTTATTGCGTCAGTGTCATCAAAACAATTGGCCAATTATTCCCTGTGGCAACCAAAGTAAACTAACCTGGGGCGGTTTGGCTAAGCCGGTGCAATTACTGGTGAGTAGTGGTCGTTTGAATGGCATTGTTGACCATGCGGTGGCAGATTTAACTGTGACAGTGGAAGCGGGGGTAAAACTCAAGGATTTACAGGCTATTTTGCAATCCCATCAGCAATTTTTGCCCCTCAATCCCCTCTACCATGACCAAGCAACGGTGGGGGGCATTATGGCCACAGGTTGTGCCGGGCCTTGGCAACAGCGTTACGGTGGGGTGCGGGACCTGGTGCTGGGTTTTTCCTTTGTCCGATGGGATGGGCAACTGGCCAAAGCCGGCGGCAGGGTGGTTAAAAATGTGGCCGGTTATGACCTGATGAAACTTTTCATTGGTTCCTACGGCACGCTGGGTTTTATTTCCCAAATCACGTTTCGTCTTTATCCCTTGCCGTCCCATTCCCAAACTGTCTTTTTGACTGGTAATACGGCTCGGCTGATCGAATTCAGTCAAGCCCTCCGGCGATCGGGACTGGCCCCCACCGCGGCCTTAATTTGTTCCCAGGGTCTAGTCCGAGCATTAAACCTTGGGGAAGAATTGGGTTTACTCATCCGTTTCCAAAACCTCCAGCCGGTAGTTCAAGCCCAGGTCAGTGAGGTGGAAAAACTCGCCCAAGCCCTTACTCTAGAAAACCAAGCCTTTGAAAATCAGGGGGAAATCGAACTCTGGCAACGGTGGGAAAAAACCATGGCAGGCCAAAACATGATGGAGTCTATACTCTGCAAGTTTGGCCTGGTGCCCGCTCAGGCGGTGGATTTTTTGCAACAGTTACCGGGGCTAGGATATGTACAGTTGGGCAATGGCATTGGTTGGGGACGTTTTGGTCAGCTTGACCGGGAAGAATTAAGCCAGCACAGGCAAATTTGTCAAAATTATGGCGGTTACCTAACGGTGTTAGGAGCGGCTCCTGAATACAAAAAACACTGTGACATTTGGGGCCAGAGTGGCCATGGTTTGGCGATGATGGGCCGTCTAAAAAATCAGTTTGACCCCCACAATCTTTTTAGCCCTGGCCGCTTTGTAGGCGGTTTTTAG